A stretch of the Verrucomicrobiia bacterium genome encodes the following:
- a CDS encoding response regulator — protein MKEPKTDGRKRVLVVDADQDFRRYITDCIEAEGISCITASSVSEAIEALARNEVSVVLVDWFLDHVATEVVRTARCISGFMPIIVMSGKPYNVKMDALLADADEFLEKALGGSALATRVNRWMGRLEAAPDVFLPRREEDILLLDEVKYRYIRHVVQLVGNNISLAAQKLGVHRQTISAAMTAEGDDEGKVYNGAEPIKLATTRAGSGTNDRE, from the coding sequence ATGAAAGAACCAAAAACCGATGGCAGAAAGCGCGTGCTGGTGGTTGATGCCGATCAAGACTTTCGTCGGTACATAACGGACTGTATCGAAGCCGAGGGCATTTCCTGCATCACGGCTAGTTCCGTTTCAGAGGCGATCGAGGCCCTGGCGCGAAATGAGGTTTCGGTCGTGCTCGTGGATTGGTTCCTGGACCATGTTGCCACTGAAGTGGTGCGGACAGCACGATGCATCTCTGGGTTCATGCCGATAATCGTTATGAGCGGCAAGCCCTACAACGTGAAGATGGATGCTCTGTTGGCCGATGCGGACGAATTTTTGGAAAAGGCCCTAGGGGGCAGCGCCCTGGCAACCCGGGTCAATCGTTGGATGGGCCGATTGGAAGCCGCTCCCGATGTCTTCCTGCCCCGGCGCGAGGAGGACATCCTGCTGCTGGATGAGGTCAAGTACCGCTACATCCGGCATGTCGTTCAACTCGTGGGCAATAACATTTCGCTGGCGGCGCAGAAGCTCGGGGTTCACCGCCAAACGATTTCCGCAGCCATGACGGCCGAGGGGGACGATGAGGGCAAGGTTTATAACGGCGCGGAGCCAATCAAGCTCGCAACAACCCGAGCAGGAAGTGGGACAAATGATCGAGAATAG
- a CDS encoding response regulator: protein MIENRQPVSAGFNPVHTGGAEAPWVGRDLRAEQGEGRGARILIAEDEAPLREYLRMMLELEGHQVTEASNGAEALNLFHIGEFHLVLTDFDMPVMQGNELAAAIKLLAPSLPILMITGSWSARRDASNPVDALLAKPFTGPELLCALGKLLSARPEPAQPSVIRTSESPSSTFAPEDEMVAHLQA from the coding sequence ATGATCGAGAATAGACAACCCGTTTCAGCAGGCTTCAACCCAGTGCACACCGGTGGAGCTGAGGCGCCTTGGGTTGGGCGCGATTTGAGAGCGGAACAAGGCGAGGGTCGCGGCGCGCGCATACTCATCGCGGAGGATGAGGCGCCTCTCCGCGAGTATTTGCGCATGATGCTCGAACTGGAAGGGCATCAGGTCACCGAGGCCAGCAATGGGGCCGAGGCGCTGAACTTATTCCACATCGGTGAGTTCCACCTTGTCCTCACGGACTTCGACATGCCGGTGATGCAGGGCAACGAGCTTGCGGCCGCCATCAAGCTATTGGCTCCGTCGCTGCCGATCCTGATGATCACTGGCTCTTGGAGTGCCCGTCGCGACGCCAGCAATCCGGTGGACGCCCTCCTGGCCAAGCCCTTCACGGGGCCTGAGCTGCTCTGCGCCCTCGGAAAGCTCTTGTCGGCCCGGCCAGAACCCGCTCAGCCCAGCGTCATTCGGACTTCGGAGAGTCCCTCCTCAACTTTCGCCCCGGAGGATGAAATGGTTGCCCACCTGCAGGCGTGA